The genome window TCAGACTGAAGGAGCTTTTATTATGAAGGAGGCTGGGACTCCAGGGGAGcagctgattggaggatcaCCGTAGATTAAGATAGATGCTACAAATGAACAAGATAGggaggaaaaatgtaaatatttcatatttaggCTACTTGTTTTCTGCTTGTATAAAATCGTAATGACTGGAAGCTGAGATAAagcattattttttcagatgaaGGAGAATAATAAGTAATCAAACTATACCAAATTATAAtggatttcatttattttggtttctgtttttcaaaataaaattggcGGAAAATACCAGCGAAGAGCTACAATCATTAAAGAAATCCTGTTTTCTTTGATGTAATTCttatttctttaacaaattttcataaaaaaacttaattcagttatttttgaagaaataatGATTTTGTTAGTAAAAAATAACCTTAGATCACattatttaacatttctatTAACCAGATAAAATAGCTTttgaatataaattaaattaatatttattaacctATTGAATCTAATCACATTGAAATGTGGATCAAATAGAATTTGTGAACTTGTTAATAAAAGCTAATTCAAGATTTTAGCAGCAGTGATGATAAATCCATGAATAACATTGCTTAGAATGTAAAGTTAGTCTCAGGTTTTGAGCCTTTCTCTGATGACGCAGCAGTTGATGCCACACGCAAgaattatttgtttaatttaatctcagtttaaccataaaataaatattatcatTTAGAGAACCAAAAGATCCTGCTATGACCCAATGACCAACtcattcaaaaaacaaaaattaagctgtatttgagaaaaaaataaaaataaaaaaagcagagtgccattaaagcaaaactaaaaaatttctaagaaaaaaaattgtcgttaaaatacaattattgcTGAGAAGATTAAATTGGTGACtatcaataaacaaataaaactaatttaaacatagtatcacacaaataaaataactcttagctttaaagtgttaatattaaacagttttagctaaaatattttcagcATCTGTCACATAAATCACCTATTAAAAAGGTGAAAGTATGATAATGAAAAGCAACCACTGCTTGTGTACATAATGTAAACTTTACTTTATTACTTTATcgtctttttttcccaaaggaGTTCACATAAAATTCTGTTTCTTCCTGTTGATCAGCACATGAGTATCAGCTTGTGCCCTCATCCATCTTTGTACCTGAATGAAGCTTAGTGGGGATTTGAACAGGCGCCGCCCACTCTCACCCCGTGACAGCTGCTGTGTCTGACTCACCTTGATCAGGACGAAGCTGCATGGCTCCGGAAACGGAAGAAGAAAAGTCTGGAGGTCAAGTGTGTTCATGGGttgaaaatgtgtcatttctgTTCAAATCTCAGTTTCTCCTCGACTAAAATCTGCCAGACGGATAATTCAAGAATCAGTTTAAAGCAAGTCACAGAAGAGCatcctttcatttatttatttattttttaaagctgacaCGTGAGCGCTCCAAGAATCACACAGTGATGGTTCCAGACTGACGAAAGAGGTTCCATAAAAATTGCAACACTTGTTGGCAGCGTTGTGAAAAACCCTGGCAGTCCAAGGACGGCTTTCAAcatataatttgtgttttttttagtcacagATGTGGTTTTGTCATCAGTGAGTGTGTCTGGACGGGCACTCAAGGCCACTCCCAGTGAGCTCATGCGCACTTCAACCaacatttatgtcttttgttAGAGTAAAGAAGACACCAGACATAACAATATGAGATGAAtttaatttctgcaaaaaccttttttctattATAGTCTTATAAACTCTCTccttaatatttaaatatcacgaaaaagtttttaaaaatgaccctTTGATAGGATACAGATTCAAGGCCCACTGTTTGATTGATTCaagcatttatttgtttattgttcaCATTAATTGAGGTTCCAGCTcatgaaactcacaaaaaataaaacagaaaaattaaaaacggGACAAATTTCATTTTGGAATTAACATCTCAGGGTTTGGAGGAAGACTGGAGGTCCAACGTGAAATCTCCAGTCAGTCATGATCTGAGCTGCTGGTGTTGATAAACTCTGATTCCTTCAATCCACTATTTATACATGAGGTTTCAGAGAATTTCATGACTCCTTCGGCTGAGGATCTGGAAGCAGATTTCAGCTTCCAGCAGAACAGACTCTTcccattttaataaagttttgaagatgaaaataacattttaaactgacagatctgtttttatctttttgcaaaaaccAAGAAGTAAATTGTGATTTCTCCACAGAAttctaatttctgttttttgtgtgttttatgagctggaaccacaatttatgtaaaaaaaacaaaaacaatacaagaAATCAAGTGAACAGTGGGGCCAGAATCtatattcagtttatttatttattttttgaaagggTGTGTATGTTTAAATATAGATACTTATGAGATTATTTCCTtcccaaaatgtaaaatgaaaacatgtcatAAGAGGACAGACCACATGTCCAGGGTTTAACCTGCATTTGTCTGACAGCAGTGACCCTGTGACCCTAAACAGTAGAAGTGTAGAGAAAAATCATTTCtgtgatatatcacaatatttaattatgcatttataagaaaaagtaGTTCTGCggcttttatttatatatatatatatatttatatgaggaaaaatgatacaaatgtCCAATCTACAATAAAGTATGTTATTAAAACgaatagaaaacagaaaaaacaaccttttttgttctattgtaGAATAACTGAACAAAGGAGAACAAAAACCGGCactcctgcttttttattggCTGGACCGGacgtttcattttaaaagcttcAGTGTTGCTGCCGAAAAGCTTCTTATTGTGATTTAgctgcatttcaaaataaagctgttaCTTTACCCGGTCGGGTATGTGAGCAGTCTTTGGGAATGTTACAAAGCTATAAACAATTTGAGTAAGAATATCTGGAGTTTTTATACAAGTGACAAACTGTAAGTTACAGTTTATGACACTGAGAAGAATTTTATTCTTCTACATCGTTTCCTTTTGTGCGTCTAGAttcacagccaaaatttaaaatgcgatttgcttaaataataattcataaatataatagaataaacccaaaataacattaaaacctATACAGATCCAGTGCAGATTACAGTGACGCCTGTGTGATGGCAGAGAGGAGTCAACAGGTGCTCCACAGGTCATCTAATTCCTCCCCGAGTCCTCCACTTCAGTGAAGTCATTCTCACGGTCCTGTCAAAAAAGGAAGAGAGAcaatcagaaacagaaaatgaggCGTTTGTTTGGACTGGCACGGCCGGAACTTCAGCTCATTtccaactttaaaacaatttctgCCAAAAAAGGTCACAAgtgtacaaaaacatgctaaaatctATGACTCGTGATGGTGAGTACACATgtgaaaagatttatttttcagaagaaaaagacTTTATGTAAAAGTAACTAAATACATAATTGTtattcaaagacccactctgattaaaatagtgtttttaacatgttcttgtggtatttttctcatgatggaggacatttataaagacacttaactgcatgtctgagtatttctttgttcaaattgttttaaatcaggagcaaatgaaaaaatagtcttGGAATCCCtttgactagatccatgtacgtctttgtccGAGTCGGCATCTCATccgactcaaaactgtacggctggaaagctccaatattgctccctGTTTTTGTTGCCCTGGTGATGTTAGATtgtgggctgtaagctagcatgagagagtgtaaacagagagctctcggtAACTCagcgccaacagtcccatccacaactcagaggtggatttctgaagaactattgccgctctgcagaaattctcacagaaaatgattttattgatttgtctaaaaacggcataatcataataaaacgGGAAGTTGGAAGATCTCACCTAAACGTTTAACATTATGACAGACTTTTATTCCTCTGTATTGACACTGACCTTTATTTGTGGAGAGTCAACGCCCTCAGGTGCCTCGGAAAAGTGCATGCTGGGTAAAACGGGAGCGTGGGACGTGCGGGCGTTAAACTGGCTGCCCACGCTGTAAAGACGAGGTCTTTTGATTTGGTCTTGGCTGGAAAGAGGAGTGAAGCTGTTCCGACGCAGGAAAGGTGGAGGCATGCCGTCCGTCCTGCCTTTAGTCTAAAAGAAAACAGCCCAAACAGAAACATGATGGGTGGATTagcttaacaaaataaaagccctcaTCCGTCTGAAATCATGGTGTCACCTACATGCAAGTGTGACAAACAAcacaagcagaaaaaataaaaagttattggaaaataaaagcaccataaaTAGGAAAGTGGTGGTCATGATGGCCTCAGCAGTCTGGACAGACATGGACAACACCCTGTGTCTGAACGTCTGACGCGGCTCAGCTAATCAGCTCCGAGCGTTCATGAAGGAAGCTGATTAGGAAATGAAgactaaaatgaaacattactCACACGTCCAAGGactgaaaacaatgaaataatcCAATCAGAGTGGTAGAAAAAGTTGCCCCGTGTtgattttgtggcatttctttAGTCTACTcgggatttatttttattttgaagtttttaccattaaaaatgtcccatttttaTCCcttaaaaagttctgttttctgttgagACGTTTGGAAAGTAATTATTTCTTTACAATTAGACACaaagacaattattttttaGGACTATTGCTtgaagaaaatgattttaaaacattttgagtgACTTTATATTTGAAAGGATAGTCATTTTTGCAATTAGAAGGccaaaaccattgactgtaaaaataattattatcaatagttattcttatatacagtctatggccaaaacattgaaattaaCGGCCAAACAATCAACAGGTGCAGCTGTACCgccaaaataaagtcaataatTAAGCTTATGTCTGTGTTGTTGTTGGGAATAGAGAACACAAATGCTGTCATGCACCAACATGAAGAACACTATAATTAGTTCTGACAGTTGGGAATGGGAAACACGTGTTAAGTCTTTAGAACAACAACCGTCTGAGCAAATGgtgctaaaataaacaatagGGTAAACATGATGTGTGCGCTCCAACTATTAGCCTTTACACTGTTTAACagcattacatttaaatgaaatattgagTCAATATGTCATTGGAATGACATTCCTTTCATCTTTTCCCGTTCATCGGAAtatgtttttaccaaaattacagTCACCGTTTGTTCCCAGTTTATGAAAGGAGCCTGggggccacatttggcccacgggccagactttggacatgccttaATGTAAACATTCTGAGGATTTCTTCTATTCAGTCaagttgaatgtttttctttaagttgaTTGACATTTGCTGATCAGTGTCTgtaaagtttgtattttaatgttttgaatttttctgaTATGAACAAATTGAAAGAATAAGAAAACTAAGTTTTATggtttgcttttcattttaaggataaaacaaaagtctttttttgaaaatctgacatacagctttagttttttaacacatagaggatttaaaaaatcttgtcaGCTTTTAATTCATAGGAGaaacttcaaactttttcattttcaactgaTTTTGAGTTTTCCCACTGTTAGATaacttcatttcaaaataagagccatGATTGTGTTTCCTGAGCactaaaagaaaacttgaaccagtaggaaaataatttaaattcaaactaaagtaacatcaattaacaaaaatataacaatCCAAAGTAAAATATagataaactgaaaaaatcttgAGTACTTTAACTAATTATGTAGCATTGccacatatgtttttttttattttaacagaataGGAATGTCTTTTAGGAATGTATATTTCAGTAATGACTTTCCATGTGTTAACCCAAGTTAAAAAGGTCTAGtatgtatggttttttttttagtttatttttgaatggtGGTGGACTTTTTACTACATTTGGACATTTGGACCACAAACATGGCTACCAGGGGACTTCCTGTCGCACAGGTGTACCACTGatgacaaacatttcaaaagggAAGCGAGTCTCTGGGAAAAGGTTGGAACAGGCCTGACTAGAGTGAGGATTCCGGAGCCAGCCACTCACAACGTCGACTGCTGCAGAAAACCTTATAATATGGACTACCGAGACATTGGAGAAGAGTACCATTCAATGGAAGAAGGTGGAATTCCAGCTGCTATTTGGTGAGACCTTCCCATTCTTCGTCAACAGACATCCGGTAAGCTCCATATTGGGATCCTGTGGACGGGACGTTGAAAATCCGCGATCTCCTTAGACTGCTTCCATCACAAAGGAGGAGGATGCCAAAGGGACGCAGTGATTGTGTATATAAGGACTAATGTATATAGACTTTGGTACATCTGGGTGAAGGACTGGGGAAGTTTgtgaagaaatggaaaaaatgataaaggaaAAAAGGCATATATTTAAGTTGTTTAACTCTCTATATTTTATCCATAAGACATACATTTAtaccctatttttttttttttttttttgtaattctccGCTTTATTGTAGAGTGTTacaattattttcatttcactACAAGTAAACTACAAGTAAAATGCtctgaagacaaaaataaaaatttaccttgaactaaaaaaactaaaaatagttttttttcaggaacTAAGCCTAAAATTCAAGCAAGTATGACTAAAGTTACATATTATGTCATAGTGGGTCTGAATCCTCATGGaaaagatttaaatataaacatttggTTTCATGAGGAAGTAAAACATCCTAAAGTTAGCTGCAGTAATACTCATCTCCATGTGACACACAGATCTGCAGAGGAAGCTGAATTTACTGGCATCCAAGCGGATACTATTTCTGCCACCTACCAAAATATTCAAGCAGACTCCCCGCCCCCTTCATTTCCCTCCTCCTCCAGTAGAACAGTAGTGTAAAAACTGTGAAATACCACAACCTTTTCCAAGTGTTTACTGGCTCTCCAAAGTGGATGTCAGGTCGTCTGTGGGAATGGCGCCCGCAGAGACTCCACCCTCAACCCACACAGACTCCACAAACACTCAGGATGTGCAGGAGAGGTGAGGGGGGGGTTAAGGCTGTGAGCGCCATAACAGGTTTAAATGTACCAAACAGAGGACTCACATCAGCAGCTGCTTGTATTCAGAGGTAATTCTGACTCGTTTTCAGTACTTGTGCTTGACGTTTCGCTCAGGATTATCAGAAACAGATAAAAGTTTGAAGGTTTTGAGCAGATGTTTCCAATCAAAGTGTACGCAGAGACTCCTGGTAATCTGGAAACTCAAAGCAGGATGAGATGGTTTAAGGTGTAATTTTGGTCTAAATTCCTAAGTTTAAGATGGGCTCCAACTGTTTTCTTGTCATGGCAGGTCACTCACTGAAGGGAAGCACATATATGGAGGGGCTGATAGCATAACATCTAAAAAAACGAACTTACTAATGGTCTGTCCCTGTGAGTGTTTACGGCCTCCACCCCCAGGTCGAACTTATCCACGTTACAGCCTGGAGGGGTGAGACAGAACCCAAATTAACCACAAGTGGAGAAAAAACAGAGGGAATTTCAGCAGACGGCTACATACCATAAGCCACAGGAGTGAGTTTCAGGACGGTGTGCAGAGGGCATTTCAGGTAGGGCAGATCATCTAAaccaaaagaaagaagaagaagaagtgacgCAGGATGCTTGGAAAGATCgttctgttttcatctttaggGGAGGATGTTAGGGGATTTTTTTGCCCATGCAGGACAGGACACACCTAAAGACACTTCAGCAGCTCCATAAACTCTGGTGGtcagtctgtgtgtgtgggagtggACAAAAGCTGCGTCATGACCTGGctactgtttttctctttgtcacCGTCCACGCTCTGATCTACAAGGTTTGTGAGCATGCTCGGAGGATAATTAAGGGAAATGTTGGGAGCTTCAAAAACAACTTTGACAGGAAACTGTCCACAACCAGAGgacacatgcagacacaaacTGAACCTGTGGCATTGCTAAACCCTTGGTGTGAGTTCTTCATCCCCCCATGAAAACACATGCACTGTGGGAGTGAATGGCTGTTCTGTCCTGAAGTTGgcctgtgatggactggtgaCCTTTGCTGTGTGTACCTCGCCTCCTGCCCGGTGACAGCTGGGATACGGACCAGCCTCCGCACAACCTTAAACAGGATGAAGCCAAATCAAATAAGAACTAGCTAGATGGGGATTGTGAGTAGCATCATTAATCACTGAAGAGCAAAAGGTAGGTCAGACCTGGATGTGGTTAGGTGTGTCATATTCTCAGATAGATTCATAAAAACATCACTTCAGACCGAcgttttgatttaaatattatttttgaagaaatttcAGGTTTTGTGTAGGATTTGGTCAAAAGTGTGTCTTTTTCTAAGCAGATAATATTTTAAGGGGTTatcagttgtttttattgtaaacctAATCATTATAGTTtataatgtgaacatttttatttagtgtaaatggaaaaatgttgattttctttttcaaaatattttgcttcatttaaacttaaagttctTTACTTggagttcaaacattttataacTCACCTATAAAGTGggttaaatatgtttaaaaacttGAAGACGCTTTAAGTCGACGTTTTGttgatacaaaaacatggtCTGGATTTTTTTGGCAATCCAGTTTAATCTGGAGACTTTCAGCTgctttagcatttatttaatataaaccTCTGCAACTCCAAGACAAACAGTTGATCATACCTTATttagtaatgtattttttttcctgtatttgtttttagtggAAGGAATTTGAGATATTTGTACTTTGGCGACCCCTTGTggcaaactaaagaaaaacactaacttgttttcttaaaaaatgagaagTAAAGTGAACTCTAAATGTAGTTGACATCCTGATCTGATTGTTTCAGACACACATTTAAATTTAGGGtgttcataaaacataaaactggAAAGCCTTCAGAGCCTCTCAACACATCACTTCTTCTAACTGGAGTCTAATCCTGTTTGGAGTTTAGGTCCCAAATGTTTCACTCAaagacaacatttattttaatgttaattctGTCTTCCATGCAAATGTcacaaaacaattttatatttaacaaataagCAACACTCTTTtgaatttcaatgaaaagtgaaaacatCACTTCACACTATTTTTAgtccatgaaaaaaagaagcatttgcATAACCTCATTTACTGTGCAGCTGCCAACTGGAGAGGGTCCTTTTATATTCTTCAAGGCTTCCAGGAAGCTTAAATCAAAATCAACTGCACTTCATTGTTTGCATGTGTGACACAGCCCTGATCAGCAGCATTCAAGAAAAGTTAAGAGCAGATGAGAGATTTAATAACTCtggattagcaaaaaaaatgaaggtgcATATATGGTCAAgcaaatccacatttttctgtttgttgaaattgcatttttttttttttttagatacctATTATTTATAACAGCTCCAATATTTCCCCTGCAACTGTGGCCAATAGCCAATATTTGCCGATACAGATGTAAATGTCaataaatgaaaccaaatttagatttttttttgtttctttataagaaatgtacaactttttttttactataaaatcaCATTATACTTGATGTTTTAAACATACAGCTAGGGATCTCATAGGAACAAgtatcactttaaaactttgaaaatatatctgaaaacatttacagaGTATTAGACATAACTGTAAATCATAAGCTTTCCAGGGATCAGTTAGGAATAACAtgtatcaaatataaaatatacatgaaaacagtcagaacaatTACTGACTGTAAACTGAAGCTTCTCATCTATTAGGAACCAGCGTCTATGTCAAAAACGGAGTGTATCTGAAAACAGTCTGAACTAtatctgtagattttttttaaatcagtcagatgcagataaactcaaattatgcaaatatggTCAGATACTGACACTGATATATTGCCCATCCCTGTCTAAAATGTCCTTGTTGATGAGTGGATGAATACTTCACTTCTATGAACCATCTCTCTAAAACACGTCAGAATCAAGAATGagtgaaaatgtaaagtcaGTGTTGATTTCTGTCCTCTTTGACATTGTTCTGCATCTCTAAaattatcaaaacaaaaaaaaatattttattaaggCTTTCCCACATGCTGATAATATCAGCACTATATATAAATTCTAATGACTTTACagcaatttaccaaaaaaattatagttttcaGTTTCTTATTAAAACTTAGCAGTTAATGCCAACTTTTAGAATTAGGAATCagaattttagaaaaatcagGTGTACTTTTAGTCTGAATTCTTAACTATAACAAGGAATATAGATCTACAGAGCATAGATAAAGCGATGGGCTGTGACTGCTCTGATGCCACACTATCGTGACAGTTTCATGAAGCCGTGTGTGTCACCTGCGCCTTTGTCCAGGAAATAAGCCAGCAAGCAGCGCATGACAGCCTGATGGCAGATGACCAGAACATTTCCCTGTCGCTCCAGCTCCATAATCACCGGCTCCAGCCGCTGAACCAGGTCCTGGTAGGACTATGGAGACAGGAATTGTACACATTTGTTGAAGTGATGTCACGCGGAAGCCTTCTAAAGGGTCAGCGGCAGCTCTCACCTCTCCTCCAGGGTAGCGGTAAAGATATTTGTTCTGGTCTCTCATGACAAACTCTTTGGGATATTTTTCCTCAATCATCTTGTAGCTCATTTCTTCACACACACCCTGAATACAAACAATAGATTAGATTTTTGGCAGCGTGCAGCTGCCCGTACCTTCAGTCATGGGCTATGCAACATACAGCATCGATCTCATTCAGAATCTTCCACTGCTCGTAGTGGACACCCAGCTCCTCGGCTGTCTGGATGGTGCGTCTCAGTTGGCTGGTCCACACTTTCAGGTCTGACAGCTTGTGCTCCTCGATGAAACCCCTCAAGGCTGCTGCAAACTGTTAAAATCAACATGTCAGCCCCCAGAATCACTATTTAATACATGAGTTTCACACACAAGCTTGTTTTTCATGAATGCAGATTcaacttttagacattttagtcctttaatttgtaatttttaaactaaCTGGGCAAAAGTAGTAAATACAATAGATTTGAATCAGCATATGCAGGAATAAGAAAGTGGCGAGCACCTGCTTTCCTCTCTCTGACAGCTCAGAGTCTCCTCCCAGGAGCCCCTCCACATTGTGAAGGCTCTCTCCATGCCGGCAGATGTAGATGGAGTGAGAGTGCACGTGGATGTTCATGAGGTAGTAAACGATCTTGCTTTGGATGTAGTCCTGCACTCTGTTGACCAGGAACCTGCGACCCACATTAATGACCTGAATGAGGGACAAGTTCCTGTGgagcagagaagaaaaagatCAACCTGATGCAAATATTTACATATCTGCAGAGAGAGGAAAGCTGAGCAAGGACAAGAAGAGATATTCAGTCTGTGTTGTCTAAACAACCGCCGGAAAGTCAGGGTCAAATTCTCTGTctcttattttttcaaagtgtaAATCAACATTTCAACCATAAATTTTATGCACTTCTACTAAGATGAAGTTTAATTGAACATTACATTAAATAACCTAATAAATATTTCCTCACTGGAATGTGCAGCAAAGGCCAAATGTTTCCACAGAAAGCTCAAACTGAGATGTGACCAATTACAGTCGACAAATGTGGCCAAGAACACATCTGCTTTAAAAAGTGACTGATAAACGAGAGATAAACTTTCATTGCTtgaagttttgttgttgttatttcgtctttttttaaaccaattcaGTTGGAATCCTGTTGGAAAGGTGCTACTAATGACTGAGCTGGAAAAGTTTGATTGTTGTGTTCACAAACGGTAGCTGATAATGCTGCGGCGAGTTTGAGCGTTTAAAGGTTAAATGTCTTCCCGGGCCGTCCTTTATTGCTCTCCGTTCCAGGAAGAGCGACACACGTTATTGGTAACGACCAACAGAGGTGAAGAAATCAACCATGAAGACAGGAGGtttgctgtaaatgtttttatctttaacgtttttaattgagattaaaaaaaataaccttttgtTCAAAGTCTGCCTTGTGGTAAAATGAGCTTATAACTCCACCTGCTGGACAACTACTGCAACTTCATACTTTTAAgccataaaagtaaaaaaaaaagtaagcatttttaataataataaaaaatacatctcaATGTTTTCATAATTTGATTAAATGAGTTTTAGCACAGTTTCTAACTAGAAAAAGTTCCAGTATACATAGGTGATGTCATACTTGTCGTGATCGTCAGGATCCAAAGGCTGGTATGTCACTTTGTAGCATTCTATGCGTTTCAGGAAGTCCTCCATGACGCTGTCACTGCCGCTCTCTGGGTAATCTGGACTAGAGACCTTCACCTCCTTCAAGAaggaaacatttgaaaacttcagacatttttctgcttGTTAATTCATAAAGGGGGTTGCAGTTacacaaatgaaaaaggaaaaaataaaaaaaaaatcataccaTGATGTTTTCAGCAATGACATCTGGATCATCACATAATGACTCCACAAAGAAcacctgagaaaaaaacaatctaattcAAGAACAATCTATTAACCACTaaagtaaagtgaaaaaaatgtataaggaaaaaacaaagacaaaaaaatttaaaaagataacaCAACTTAACATATTATGGAATAGAAAATAACATAATATAACAAAGTATTACATGGCATAAAGTAACATAGGGTAACATAATGTATCATAGCATAACAGCATAACATAACATGACGTAACGTGGTGTAATGTGGCATAACATAATGTAACATAATATAATGTAGCGTAACATAACGTAATGTAACATAACATAACGTAGCATAACATAACGTAGCGTAACATAACGTAGTGTAACATAACGTAGTTGCGTAACGCAGTGTAACGTAACGTAGTGTAACATAACGTAGAGTTAAGTAACGCAGTGTAACATAATGCAGCGTTACGTAACGTAGTGTAACATAACGTAGTGTAATATAACATAGAATTGCGTAACATAGCGCAAAAAAGCATACAGTAACATAACGTAGAGTTACATAACGTAGTGTAACATAACGTAGAGTTAAGAAACGTAGTGTAACATAACGTAGTGTAACATAACGAAGTGTAACATAACGTAGAGTTAAGAAACGTAGTGTAACATAACGAAGTGTAACATAACGTAGAGTTAAGTAGCGTAGTGTAACATAACATAGTGTAACATA of Oryzias melastigma strain HK-1 unplaced genomic scaffold, ASM292280v2 sc00809, whole genome shotgun sequence contains these proteins:
- the LOC112140316 gene encoding 6-phosphofructo-2-kinase/fructose-2,6-bisphosphatase 2 (The sequence of the model RefSeq protein was modified relative to this genomic sequence to represent the inferred CDS: added 223 bases not found in genome assembly), whose amino-acid sequence is MSAMAAKKQKERTSASGSSAEKMRLKANEKKCSWASYMTNSPTMIVMVGLPARGKTYMSKKLTRYLNWIGVPTKVFNLGVYRRKAVRAYKSYDFFKHDNEEAMKIRKQCALVALQDVKAYLNDEGGQIAVFDATNTTRERRELILNFANDNAYKVFFVESLCDDPDVIAENIMEVKVSSPDYPESGSDSVMEDFLKRIECYKVTYQPLDPDDHDKNLSLIQVINVGRRFLVNRVQDYIQSKIVYYLMNIHVHSHSIYICRHGESLHNVEGLLGGDSELSERGKQFAAALRGFIEEHKLSDLKVWTSQLRRTIQTAEELGVHYEQWKILNEIDAGVCEEMSYKMIEEKYPKEFVMRDQNKYLYRYPGGESYQDLVQRLEPVIMELERQGNVLVICHQAVMRCLLAYFLDKGADDLPYLKCPLHTVLKLTPVAYGCNVDKFDLGVEAVNTHRDRPLTKGRTDGMPPPFLRRNSFTPLSSQDQIKRPRLYSVGSQFNARTSHAPVLPSMHFSEAPEGVDSPQIKDRENDFTEVEDSGRN